In the genome of Triticum urartu cultivar G1812 chromosome 5, Tu2.1, whole genome shotgun sequence, one region contains:
- the LOC125509640 gene encoding pentatricopeptide repeat-containing protein At5g48910-like has product MPPPIVPFFLTSTTLATAAKPQRQQPPAQSQPQPPSCGAQTPADALAASYTARMRLNPHLALRLFDHLLRSGADPDPIAYALALARCARERAHPAAAQLHGHAAKRGAASHRRVRNGLIHAYSVCGMLHDARKVFDYGPEVDMIAWNCLLRGYAQGRDAGALREFFARMPARDSVSWNTVIAWCVANGEHEEAVAVFQEMLASNECQPDRVTLVSVISAIAYLGALAQGLWAHAYVCRKEIEVDEKLSSALINMYSKCGFIEGAVYVFENSCALRNVDTWNAMLAGFTASGCSERALELFTRMESSGFVPNKITFNSLLNACSHGGFVEEGIGYFERMTSSYSIDPDIAHYGCMVDLFCRAGLFEKTEEMIQMMPMEPDAAVWKAVVGACRTYNNFELGKKAGHRLIEAAPDDHAGYVLLSNIYALDGNWKGVHKVRKLMLDCGVQKVPGSSSIELDGVIHEFISGDKSHSRKREVYEMLSEICQQLKIAGYAPDTSQVLLDIDDEDVKESSLALHSEKLALAFGLISTAPGTPIRIVKNLRVCGDCHNAIKLLSKIYGRCIIVRDANRFHRFREGSCSCGDYW; this is encoded by the coding sequence ATGCCTCCTCCCATcgtccccttcttcctcacctccaCCACGCTCGCCACCGCCGCGAAACCGCAACGGCAGCAGCCACCGGCGCAATCGCAACCGCAGCCGCCTTCATGCGGCGCCCAAACCCCAGCCGACGCCCTCGCCGCGTCGTACACCGCGCGCATGCGGCTTAACCCGCACCTCGCGCTCCGCCTGTTCGACCACCTGCTCCGCTCCGGCGCCGACCCGGACCCCATAGCGTACGCGCTCGCCCTGGCCCGCTGCGCGCGGGAGCGggcccaccccgccgccgcgcAGCTCCACGGGCACGCCGCCAAGCGCGGGGCCGCTTCGCACCGCCGCGTGCGCAACGGGCTCATCCACGCCTACTCCGTCTGCGGGATGCTCCACGACGCGCGCAAGGTGTTCGACTATGGGCCCGAGGTGGACATGATCGCCTGGAACTGCCTGCTGCGAGGGTACGCGCAGGGCAGGGACGCAGGAGCACTCCGGGAGTTCTTCGCGCGGATGCCAGCCCGAGACTCGGTCTCTTGGAACACGGTCATTGCATGGTGTGTTGCGAATGGGGAGCACGAGGAGGCAGTTGCGGTGTTCCAGGAGATGCTGGCGAGCAATGAGTGCCAGCCTGATAGGGTGACATTGGTGAGCGTAATCTCCGCAATTGCGTACTTGGGAGCACTTGCGCAGGGGCTGTGGGCACATGCATATGTTTGCAGGAAAGAGATTGAGGTCGATGAGAAGTTGAGCTCAGCTCTAATAAACATGTACTCCAAGTGTGGTTTCATTGAGGGTGCAGTTTATGTGTTTGAAAATTCGTGTGCACTGAGGAACGTGGATACGTGGAATGCGATGCTAGCTGGTTTCACAGCAAGTGGCTGCAGTGAAAGAGCTTTGGAGCTTTTTACTAGAATGGAGTCATCTGGGTTTGTTCCTAACAAAATTACGTTTAACAGTTTACTGAATGCTTGCAGCCATGGGGGGTTTGTTGAGGAAGGTATTGGTTATTTTGAGAGAATGACAAGTTCGTATAGTATTGATCCCGACATTGCCCACTATGGTTGTATGGTGGATCTGTTTTGCCGCGCGGGGCTATTTGAGAAGACAGAGGAGATGATTCAGATGATGCCAATGGAGCCAGATGCTGCTGTGTGGAAGGCCGTAGTTGGTGCTTGTAGAACTTACAACAACTTCGAGTTGGGAAAGAAGGCAGGCCACAGGCTTATTGAGGCTGCACCGGATGATCATGCAGGGTATGTGTTACTATCCAACATTTATGCGCTGGATGGCAACTGGAAAGGAGTGCATAAGGTGAGGAAGCTGATGTTGGATTGTGGAGTGCAGAAGGTACCTGGGAGCAGCTCAATAGAGCTTGATGGTGTTATTCATGAGTTCATATCTGGAGATAAAAGTCACTCAAGGAAGAGGGAGGTATATGAGATGCTAAGCGAGATATGCCAGCAGTTGAAAATTGCGGGATATGCTCCAGACACTTCCCAAGTGCTGCTAGATATTGATGATGAGGATGTGAAAGAGAGTTCACTTGCTCTTCACAGCGAGAAGCTTGCACTTGCCTTTGGGCTGATTAGCACTGCACCTGGGACACCTATTAGGATTGTAAAGAACCTCCGGGTCTGTGGAGACTGTCATAATGCGATAAAACTGCTAAGCAAGATTTATGGAAGGTGCATTATTGTTAGGGATGCGAATCGATTTCATCGTTTCAGAGAAGGGTCTTGTTCTTGCGGAGATTACTGGTAA